From the genome of Macaca thibetana thibetana isolate TM-01 chromosome 8, ASM2454274v1, whole genome shotgun sequence:
actgtaacactcaccgcgagggtccgcagcttcattcctgaagtcagtgagaccaagaacccaccaagtTCAGACACAGCAAGAGAGACCTGTATCACTCACTAACTGGTAAAAATCCCTATCCATCTTATTCATACCATTAAGAGCTGATACCTGCTATAGTTTGTATCTAGAGAGCTATATATAACATACTGCCTGGTTTTCTAGCCATCTGAAATAGCCTGCCATTTTAATCTAACTTAAAAACTGCTttcattggccaggcgtggtggctcacgcctgtaattccaacactttgggaggctgaggtgggcagatcacgaggtcaggagatcgagaccatcctggctaaaacgttgaaaccccatctctactaaaaacaaaaaaattaactgggcatggtagcaggcgcctgtagtcctagctacgcaggaggctgaggcaggagaatgccttgaacctaggaggtggagtttgcagtgagcagagatcacgccactgcactccagcctgggcgacagaacgagactccgtctcaaaaaaacaaaaaacaaaaacaacaaaacaaaactttcatcATATCACTCCTGTTCATAACTCTTCAATGATTCCCCACTGCctacagaataaaatccaaactctttagTCTACTATTTAGTCTTTTACAATCTAACATAGTGGGGAAAACACCAGGCAGTAAAGATGACACAATTGTCACAAATCAGTCTGTTATTCTATCCTGAAATTACGGGCCAAGTCATAGAATCTGACAGTTGGAAAGAAGCTATTAAATGAACATATCACCATCATGCGTGACTCAGGGTTGCTCTGAGGTCTATAAGAACAAACGTGAACGCTCACTGAAAGCTATCAATCACTCTACGAATACAGGATGCTGGTCTCACTATCCTGTAATGAGACAAATCAATAGTTGTTGAACTTCTCAGAATACAAAGAAGAGAATCTATTAGGCTTGTGAAGGGGTGAAGAAAATTCTCTCCCCTCTACAACTTCTGAAGGTTTGATCATTTGAGCCTAATAAAGAAACTGATAATAGATCAACAgcaagaaaaggcatacaaatgtattaCATGCACACGCATACATGGGAGTCACAGGAATAAGAAAACTCGAAGGGCCAGATGGTTTAAGTTTTAATACCATCCTGAAGTTACAGAAAGAGTAGGGGTTTAGATCATGGCAAAACAGGTtatgggagggagggatggaaaggCCTGGCTAGGGAAGGTGGTCTTGTTATGCAAATGAGACCTCACAGGTAGCAGCCTTGAGAAAGGATACTTGGTAGCCTGTGGTATGTGGTAAACTTCTCTATTAGACCTtcaaaggtgtcagactctcaaTCTCTTGGTTAATCTGTCCTAGGTCTGAAcatgggggatggggtggggagaaggtgTGCTCAGAAAAAGcctggctgtttatttcactaaTGCAGATTTTCCCTAAAGATGCAAATCTCCACAAACAGCAGCTTTTCAGAGCTATTCGTGTTTGCAGTTTCTCTAACACATCTTGAAATATACAGAAGAGGTGTATTTCGGGTGAGATATTCTGGTTTCCTTTACTTCAgtaaacaaggaaactgagtttCCATGTGAACAAGTGGATTCTTTGAAAGACCAggtctgcacttgtatcccagaacttaaagtataacaaaaaaaagaaaagtaaaaagaaagaccAGGTCATAAAGCCAATGAGAGCAGCTACTCAGGCCTCTTTCATCCTTTATAACCTGATACACGAACTACCCTGTGAATAGTGTCGGGCACAAAGAGCCATTTGGTATGTATTTGCTGTGTCTAAGTTCCTAAAAAACAACTGAACgaggatatatgaaaaaaagaaaaggccgggcgcggtggctcacacttgtaatcccagcactttgggaggccaaggcgggcagatcacctgaggtcgggagttcgagattagcctaacatggagaaaccccatctctactaaaaaataataacaataataaataaaatacaaaattagccaggcatggtagcacatgcctgcaatcccagctactcaggaggctgaagcaggagaactgcttgaacccaggaggcggaggttgcagtgagccgagatggcaccattgcactgcagcctgggcaacaagagcaagactccgtctcaaaaaaaaaaaagaaaaaaaaaggccggggacggtggctcacacccgtaatcccagcactttgggaggctgaagcgggtagatcacgaggtcaagagttcgagacaagcctgaccaacatagtgaaaccccgtctctactaaacataaaaaattagccaggcatggtggtgcatgcctgtaatcccagctgctagctactcaggagactgaggcaggagaatcgcttgaacccaggaggcagaggttgcagtgagcagagactgtgccactgcactccagcctggacaacagagtaaggctctgcctcaaaaaaaaaaaaaaaaaaaaaaaaaaaaaaagcctggagtggtggtgtgagcctgtagtcccagctacttgggaggctgaaatgggaagactgcttgagccagggaagacaaggctgtagtgagccatgatcgtaccactgtactctagcctgggtaacagagtgagaccttgtctcaaacaaaaaaaaaaaaggtcaggcatggtggcttaggtctgtaatcccagcactttgggaggctgagaggagcagatcacctgaggtcaggagttcgagaccagcctgaccaacatggagaaatcctgttctctactaaaaatacaaaattaactgggtgtggtggcgcatgcctgtaatcccagctactagggaggctgagacaagagaattgcttgaacccgggagtcagaggttgtggtgagccaagatcacaccactgcactccagcctaagcaacaggagcaaaactctgtctcaaaaaaaaaagtccccaaagTCTTGTGCAAGAATGTTCAgggcagctttatttataatagccccaagttggaaataacccaaatgtctaaTATCtggcaaatggataaacaaattaatacaataaaaacaatactcagcaataaaaagcaacACTCCAAGAACATGAGTGAATCTAAAaagttatgctaagtgaaagaagctacaTACAGAAAGGTACATACagcataattccatttacatgaataAGCAAAATTTACCTACAGTGATTGGGTGTATGGCAGGGATTAACTGGGAAACAGCACAAGGGAACTTGCTAGAGGTTTGGAAATGTTCTCAAGGAATGTGGGTTACATTACAGAGGCATTTGTCAACTCAATAAACTACATTTAACTGTGAattttgccaggcacggtggttcacgcctataatcccagcactttgggaggctgaggcaggcagatcacccgaggtcaggagttcaagaccaacctgggccacataatgaaaccctgtctctactagcaatacaaaaattagccaggcgcagtggtggatgcctgtaatcccagctactcgggaggctgaggcaggagaatcgcttgaacccaggagacggaggttgcagtgagtcaagattgcaccattgcactccagcctgagcaacaagagcaaaactctcatctcaaaaaaaaaaaaaaaaaaaaaaaaaaaaaaaaaaaaggcgagcgcagtggctcacgcctgtaatctcactttGGGAGggaaggcgggtggatcacaaggtcaggagttcaagaccagcctgaccaacatggggaaaccccgtgtctactaaaaatacgaaaattagcccagaacacgcctataatcccagctactcaggaggctgaggcaggagaatcgcttgaacccaggaggcggaggttgtgtgagctgagattatgccactgcactccagcctgggcatcagggcaagactcggtctcaaaaaaaaaaaaaacaaaaatttgtagtACATAAATCACaactcaataaaagaaaaaaataaagagacaaaaaaaatgaTCTCTAGTAATAAATACCTTAAGTCTCCCAAAGTAGCTTggcccagaattttaaaaatagtaataataataaatacctgAAGTCAATATACTTTATTTCAGGACTGAAGGAAAACTTTTATTATTCCAAGCCAAAACCAAAACACATGCacaacttttaaaagtaaaacagtgAAAACAGAACAGATTAAAACATcactcagggccgggcgcggtggctcaagcctgtaatcccagcactttgggaggctgagacgggaggatcacgaggtcaggagatcgagaccagcctggctaacacggtgaaaccccgtctctactaaaaaaaaaaaaaaaaaaaactagccgggcgtggtggtggcgcctgtagtcccagctactcgggaggctgaggcaggagaatggccgtaaacccaggaggcggagcttgcagtgagctgagatccggccactgcactccagcctgggcgacagagccagactccctctcaaaaaaaaaaaaatcactcaggcTTCCACAGGAGGCCTACATGCCGCCGCTTGTGCTGCCGCCATGTCTCTAGTGATCCCTGAAAAGTTCCAGCATATTTTGCGAGTACTCAACACCAATATCGATGGGCGGCAGAAAATAGCCTTTGCCACCACTGCCATTAAGGGTGTGGGCCAAAGATATGTTTGTGCGGTGTTGAGGAAAGCAGACATTGACCTCACCAAGAGGGCAGGAGAACTCACGGAGGATGAGGTGGAACGTGTGATCACCGTTACGGAGAATCCACGCCAGTACAAGATCCCAGACTGGTTCTTGAACAGACAGAAGGATGTAAAGGATGGAAAATATAGCCAGGTCCTAGCCAATGGTCTGGACAACAAGCTCCGTGAAGACCTGGAGCGAATAAAGAAGATTCGGGCCCATAGAGGGCTGCGCCACTTCTGGGGCCTTCGTGTCTGAGGCCAGCACACCAAGACCACTGGCCACCGTGGCCACACCATGGGTGTGTCCAAGAAGAAGTAAGTCTGTAGGCCTTGTCTGTTAATAGtttatataccaaaaaaaaaaaaacaaactcagacCATATACCAACCATGGGTTTTTAAGCTGTCAAGTAAATCACCAAAGTTCtctagcctcagttttctcatctgtaaaatgggaataagaaaaTCTACCTCACCagcaatatgtaaaaattaacctTATGCAAAGCATCTAGTAAAGTACCTGACACTCAGAGCCTTAGTAAATGGTATTGGTAGGAatcaacaatgagaaaacatataaaaaagatcCACTTTATCTATCTTGCAAAACAGGAAATTACTTAAATGAGCCCTTATTGTGGactcttttacttttttaggtttttttttttttttttttttttgagacggagttttgcttctgttccccaagctggagtgcaatggcacgatctcggctcactgcaacctccgcctcccgggttcaagtgattctcctctcttagcttcccaagtagctggggttacaggcacaaccacgcccggctaattttttatatttttaatagaaacagggtttcatcatgttagctaggactcaaactcctgacctcaggagatctgccggactcagcctcccaaagtgctgtgattacaggcgtgagccaccgcgcccggcctggactcTTATTTAAATATCTGCCTTTTCTGAAAACTCTccactttcttttattattattattattattttatttacttttttttttttgagacagagtctgttgcccaagctggagtgcagtgccgtgatctcggctcactgcaacctctgccgccctggttcaagggattctcctgcctctgcctccccagcaactgggattacaggtgcctgccactgcacccaactaattttttttttttttttttttttttttttgagacggagtctcgctctgtcgcccaggctggagtgcagtggcgcaatctcggctcactgcaagctccacctcccgggttcacgccattctcccgcctcagcctccgagtagctgggactacaggcgcccgccaccacgcccggctagttttttgtatttttagtagagacggggtttcaccatgttagccaggatggtctcgatctcctgac
Proteins encoded in this window:
- the LOC126960844 gene encoding 40S ribosomal protein S18-like, with the translated sequence MSLVIPEKFQHILRVLNTNIDGRQKIAFATTAIKGVGQRYVCAVLRKADIDLTKRAGELTEDEVERVITVTENPRQYKIPDWFLNRQKDVKDGKYSQVLANGLDNKLREDLERIKKIRAHRGLRHFWGLRV